The genomic interval CAGTTCTCTCAAATGTACAAAATCTTGCTGCATTCCCAGCTTTGGTGGTTAAAACAACCAACAACTGGAAATTAAACCAGCTAAATACTCCATTTGTGTTTACAGGAGATGGGTTCCGTCTGTAGGACGCATCATTAACCTTTGCAGCACTTCAGCAGTGCAATAGGTGTGATGATTAAAGGATGACGAAGGCTTTAGTTTAACTGCGAAATGTAGCTACGCAATTTATTTATAGCACGTTACTGAGCTGCAGAACCTGAATTTTTCACATACACAGAATTTTTCAGTTAATGGAGTCACTCATGGTAGAGGTTGGTACATGGCAGGCAAGTGTAAGGACTCAACTCCTTGATTCAGTACCCCATTCCACATAGTGTGATGGTTTATGTCTGTTCTGAGCCCCGTTAAGGTAAAACCACGATGTAGCAAGCTTCCTTCTGGCCTCTGACAGTGAATGTTTAAATTTTGCTCATCTTCAGCTCATAAAGTATTACCGGGCCCATGGGCAAATACTTAAGGGAGGAAATTGTCAAagctatttcagaaaataagctCAGAAGATGGTGGCAAGTGAGGCGAAGGACGTAGGGATTGAAGTTGTGAGAAGGCTTCCTTTGACCTGGTACTTGCTCACGAGGAATAAACTCACATAATCGTGAAAACTTGCATGCAACAAGCTCGAGTCTCATTAACTGTAGAGGATAGTTAAACCCAAGGAGCTATGCTCTGTCTGACGATACTGAACAATAAACCGAGAATAAAAAACACCAGGGTCTTCACAATACTTCACCAGCCTGAAGTTTAATCCTTTGACATCTGCAAGGTGGTTTAAAACTCTCCTTTATGGTGATTGACTGCactctgcagatgacaccacaGGAATTTACTGCAACGAAACATAACAccttaatgaagaaaaaaaaaaaagctttccttctAATGCAACTTCGTCTGGTTTTCCCTTCAACCACGTAACATGATGATTCAGAGGTAAGACTTGTGTGGTTGTTAAGTTGCCATGATGGATTTTACAACGGGGAAAATCACATCCAGTTTATGTAAGCTTGATAGCAGCTGCTCTTTGGAAATACATCTTAATTATGGGTAAAAATACTAAGCCATAACTTgtatacttatttttaaaacctcttcttttttttttttttttcagtgccatAATTCTAAACATTAGCTCTTCACTGAGGTTAGTATGTATTTATAGGTTGGATACTGTAAGGAGGTAGCCCAGGAAATGCTACTTGATGATGGTGGTTATTAGACGTGCCTGGTAGTGACCCCTCGTATTTATCTGTATTTAATTATAGAATTACTGCCATAATGCCCTAAGTTATGTCTGAGAACAAAAGGCAGCTCCATTTGTGAGACCATTATATGCCAGCACTCacaacttcttaaaaaataGTAATGACCTTTGGGATGAAAGCTTTGCAGCCCAATATTGACTTTCTCTGGAGTTTGGTAAAAATCAAGATCagccttttttattattcatagaCACGCGGAAAAAGATGGTTTGAATgattaaaaaagctttttgcaaACTTTGGGGGCCTCTGGGTAATTAGGAATGGCTCcgttttaaaatgttaaactgATCGTTTTTAGGAGGTTAGTAGTTAGaccaaatttaaaaatctaGATGAGAAATAAAGAAGTTAAGTTGGAATTCCTGAGCTTGCAAGCGTGTGTTCATGTGCGCCAGTACACTCGAGTAGTGCCGCTAACTGCTGACGTACATGAAGTTAATCATACACGTAAGCGGTTGCAGAATCAGAGGCAACATTTGGGAATATTTTGAGCTTTCACATAACAAAATACTTCAGCGTATGCTTAAATAATACTGATTTCACTGGAAGTGCAATAGATGTTTTACTCGCTTCCCTGAATTGAGACTATACTCCTTTTCAAGACTGAAAGGACAAATATTTTTGACCAGATGACAAAACTCTGATGAATGatgtttgatttttgttctCTATTCTATCTCCCTTATTTAATAGTAGTAATTTGGGGGGGTAAGTTACTAATAAAATATGCTATGGGTCTGATGATGGGGTGCTTTCTCTTGCTTCCAGTTCCAGCTGTTAAAACGTAACGtaatttaataataatgatTATTTAGATGCATAATACTATGTCATCGACTATACTAAAGGGAGtgttttggaaagcaaagctgaagaCAAGCAGAAGCTGAGCTGTGGTTTTCTTCGTGGCTAATTCGCACGGTATCTTGAGTGTCTGTTGATTGTCCGGTCCCGACGCTTAATTAATTGCTGAAGTGAGTGGATTGCTGGTGAGTGGATCTTAACTCAGAGCTGAAGCATGGAGACATAATATTGATAAAGTGTGAATAATTTACCCAGATCGTATCAGAAGTCTGTGGCAGGGCAAGGAATCGAGGTGGGGGTCTCTCCAGTCCACCGCATTAAGCACAAAGTTCCCATTTCTCTCATGGCGAATGAGTCTAATAACCATCAAAGCGCAGCAATTATGCAAATCATTGAACCCTGATTGAGTAATAGAAGTTATCAACCATCCGGAGTTAAGGGGTTTGCATATTGTATGattactgagaaataaaatcGAGTGATTATGCAAATCACCCCCTTCAGCCAATCGGACTGAAAGatgcaaggcaaaaaaatacACGTTTATGCATCAATAACTATACAGTATCCCTGAGCTCCagttgttattatttttgttatttgaCAGCAGAAGTACCCAGAGGCCCCGATCAATGTGGTGTAAAATataattggtttttttttggatTCTGCTGAGAATCTTGACTTCTGCGGTCATTACATTGTGGATAAACAACAGTTGGGATCTGAGCTGATTTTCTCctagagaaaaatgtaaatcaaCAGGTATTGAAAGAatgcggggtggggggaaaaacgTTGTcgataaaattaaatgtaaaataccGTCATGTTTTTGCATATGAAGTGGTTTATGTTTTTGACGGATTCTACTAATATCAGATGATGACTCGGTGGTGCCCACGGgggccaccctgcagccccagggcggGATGACgcttccctgccagctcccgcTGTTCGGAAGATGCGACATTGAAATTACTGATGGAGAAAGGTAAGGCTGCGCCTTCCTCCTCCGCTGAAGCCCAGCTGAAACAGCAGGCCGCTCGCCAGGCGGCAAGCAGAGCTGGCCACGTGGAAAATCCCCGCGCTTTCCGCCCACGTGCGCTGCCCGGGGCGCGCGCCCACGCGGGATCCCACCCCCCGGGAGAGATCAAAGGGGGAGCGCGGCGCTCGGCCACGGCTGCGCGGCGGAGGCCACGCCCACCGCCACGCCCCcttcccccggccccgccccgccacgTCCCGCTCGGGCGCCGCGTCCCGCCCCGGCGGCGCatcgcggcggcggcgggccaTGGCGTTCACGCTGTACTCGCTGCTGCAGGCCGCGCTCCTCGTCGTCAACGCCGTCGCCGTGCTGCACGAGGAGCGCTTCCTCCGACACGGTGAGCCGCCAGCGCACCGGCCGGCCgcggggagcgggagggggCGAAGCCGGGGCCAGGCCCAGGCCCGGCCGCCGCGACGCGTCCCCTCGGCGGGGCCTCGTGAAGGGAGGAGCCGCCCGGAGCCCGGCTGGCGGTacccgccgcggccgcccggcTCTCGGCCAGCCCGGGGGTGCTCCTGGCGGGCTCCGCGGGCGCGGGAAGGCCGCCCGGTGTGGCGGGGGCCGCTGCCGACCCGCCGGGCTTCCCGGGACCCGGTGCTGCGGCCCGCCGCTGCCTTTCCTTGCCGGCGTTGGATATCAGCGGGGGAGGGATGGCCGGGGGGGTGCGGGCTGGAAGTTGGGTGTTCTGCCGGCGTGGTTGACGTCGCTCCTGTCGTtgctttgtctctctctctcgtttttttccatgattttctcttttttctgccCGTTTCTACTATTCCGTCTCCGTTTGCGCCGCACGCCGGGATGTTGCGGTAGCGTGAGGGGGTTTCTTTCATCCTGCCGTGCCTTTTTTGGCTGAGAGAGCACTTCTCGGCCTTTGCACGCTCACGCTTCTGAAGAAAGATCCCCCAGGTTGGGCATCCTtgtcctttaaaagaaaacaaagccccacaaaacacagaaaagccaCCGACACCAATCTCTGCAAAACCCCAGAAAGAAATAGCTGTGATCCAAGGTTTCCCAGTTCCCTGCTCTGGAGAATTCTGACTTTTCCAAGTCAGGCTGAGCTTGGATCTTTGGCTGGAGTGCGGATAGTTATCCCTTTCTCCCGTTCCTCCGTAGGATTCACTGCGAGGGACCTGCTCGGTTTGGGTGTGGGGTTTCttttgcagcagctggaggaaaagggaggTGTGAGGACTAAGAGGATGGGTCAAGCCACTTGTCTGCCCTGGGTGACGCGGGAGGCTTGGGAATAACTCCAAGCTCATCCGAGTGGGAAGCAGAGGCTCACAAGGCTGGTGAGGGAGAGGACTCGCCTACTGCCCCCAGCCCGCTGCCAGTAGAGAGAGGGAGACaagcaagggggaaaaaaaaaaaaagtcactcaAAAAAAGTTGtctctggagaaaagaaactCGCAGGTTGCACGGTGCAGCTTGGGATACCAGCAGCCGCTCCCTTCTCCGCTCCGCTCATCCCCAAATGGGTCAGGGCTGTGGCCGGCAGGACTCAAAAATCCCTGGTCCCCATCACTGGGACCAGAGGCTCTGCCTCCCCGCAGCGGGTCGGGAAGGGTTTCTCTCTTCAAGGGCTTTGTAATAAACCTTCAGTACTTCTGTTGCCCTCTGAAAAGTTCCCAAGtcatgtatttctctttttttttttttaatagcagttaCTAAAATCATCATCCCAATTTGGAATCTATGCTGACCGTTTTCTGTCATGCAGCTCATTTCTCAGTGCTGAAGCGTCACTTCGTACCCAACaattatttgctattttatCTTATGGTAAAGGACTGTGAACAGATTTgtagtttgtttggttttattttggcgGGTGTTTTTCTGAAGCCCAGATAAACTCATTTGTTTCTCCGGCACACAGGGAATGGTAGTGTGTTAAAAAACTAAGGGTTTCCTTTACAGAAACATTGCTCTGTCATTACTGTTGCATTCATTAAAAGGTTTAACAGTTTTTGGTATATTGTTTTAAATTCTGATCTTGAAATAACGCAAATGGGTTTGTAGTTTGTTCTCATGTTATTGATAGTTATATGCAAGATAGATCACTCTTTGATATTGCTGGTAGCATTTGTTGCgtggttttggggtggtttttctAATGTGTCTGGCTGGTTTTACATCACGCAGTTGGCTGGGGAAGCGATCAAGGGATTGGAGGATTTGGAGAGGAACCAGGAATTAAAGCCCAGCTAACGAACCTTATTCGATCTGTACGAACCGTTATGAGAGGTAAGGTGACGATCTCGCGTTTAAACGTTGCCCGTAAAGTTTTGTTTCCGTGCTTTAATGAAGTAACGTCAgtattttgacttttcttttacCAAACAGCTGCTATTTCTGCTCGCTGTTTCCGATCTGTCCTCCCTTCACGCGTGGGCTCTGTGTAGGAGGGTGCAGGTCCCAGCTAAGGTGCCCTCATTTTGATAAAGTGTAAAACATTCCCTGACTCTGGCTTGTGGTGCCGCTGCTGCATCCTGTCTTTCCTCGGAGTTTGGGAGCTGGGGGGAAGCTTGGTGATCAATCAGAGAGTGCAGTTAGCTTCAGCTTGGCTAAATTCCATTTTATGTGACGGGAAATGTAATTCCTGCCATTCTTAAAGGTAAGCCAGGCTTATGTGCCTcaaaggatggggaaaaaaaaaaaaaaagactttaattTGTGAGTAACTGATAGTTTTCTTCACTATAAAGCACACCAAAAATTCCTTTTATAGGTGATGATAAACAGGAATTAACAAATCTTACCTGTCTTGCTCGCCACAGAGTAAAATCTGATATGTTTCTTCTAAATCACGGCAAAGCCAAGGGTAGAAACTGACTTTGAGATGGCTTAGTTTCGTTTGGAGACAAGGTTGTTTGGGTTCAAGTTAAAACCTGATGGgccatacaaaaatatttatgctgtTGCTTCCTAATTTTTAGTATCCTAGGCTTTGATCCTGGCTCCTTCCACTAATCTTgatttttgcagaagaaaattcagtgtatttttaaaattttgattgcttttgcttcttaaaAGGTAGTTTCCCAAGATAAGAACGATTTCTGTCACTTTGTGATGCgcagaaggaaaattttcacaattgctcttcttttttttccctacagtgCCATTAATCGCAGTGAACTCCGTTACAATCGTTCTCCTCCTGTTGTTTGGTTGAAGGTATCTGTTGTGAAATCCTTTGGACCTCCAAAGAAATGCGTTGCTAACCATCACTGCTCTGCGTTTTCTGGGATCCGGCACGGTTTAGCTATCAATTTGACATTCAACTTCAAATAATAAAGACACTATTTCTATTTATCCTATTTCCTAATGTTCACTTGCAGTTTCATTAAACAAGATAATGGGATCAATGCAACAATGCTGCAAATATATCGGACTGTGACAAGTTCTGTTGCTGCCTGTTAATAGCGTTGACTGTTAGAGTATATGCGTCGTAACGTATTGCAATGATTGTCAATAGGATGCGGTTTTTAAATGTCTCGTTACTCAGGGATGAATTTCCTTCAGTACACTtcccagtttatttttaaatttaaaaaaaaccccagtgtcttttttttatttcaattactACCACAGTACTATTTAAGAGAATATGAATTAGGCTCTGAAAACATGTTATAAATTATTGAAGTACAGTCGTGGTATTGAGGGAGACAAAACTTGCTGGGGAAAGACCCGATTCAGTTCACACTGGAAGTCGGGATTTTCCCGGTTTGATTGAGAACGGGATTTTTCTCTTGGTGTTTGGTAGCCTTTTCCAATCAATAATATTTGATGCTGATGGTGAAGGAAGTTGAAAAGAGGTGCAATTGCTATGCAAAATCTAAAAAAGCTGTACCTAAAGCTGGGCAACTCTGTGTTAATTTAGACTAGCAGGTGATATTAGTGATTAGCCATTTTGTTACTGTTCTGTCATGGATtattatactttttaaaatgcgTGTTAAACTTCTGCGTGGTGTTCAGCGTCTTGGAAGTGGGGAACCATTTGTGTTCTGAGCTGCTTGGGAAACGCAGAGGGGAATGCTGTGCCCTTTTCAAATGCAACGCTTTGTTAAAACCAGCAAATTTGTGGCCTCTTCTATTACTGCTGCGTCTTCTCCCGCCCTCCATCTTCCTTTGTTAAATTAATAACTTTGAAATGGAAAGTCTGGGTATGATCTTGGCAGTTCTGTCGCAGAGACTAATGCTAATTGCTTTGGTACAGATCTTGTCTCAATTAAGGCTGCTGGGTTAGGTCCAATGTTATATAGCAAGTCTGAATTGAAGAAGGATGATTCTCATGTACTTTTTTAGAGAAGTTGGAAGTCTGATGTCTGTTCCTCTGCTAAAGTGTTTGAGCTTATTTTTCAAGTGGGGAAAGCCAAAGGAAACCTGGcagtttcattatttcagaACAGCTTAGTTTATCATCTCTTCTTCCGACGTCTTGATGACTAAAGCATACGCCGTTGTGTACAAAGATAAATCTGTAAAATgtgtaaattaatttaatgatCTTCAACTGCAGTGTTTTGCAGAGTAGAGTATACCCAGGAAGAGAGTTTTATGTTGTTCCCTTTTTTTAGTGAAAACCTGTaaataaattctgaatttcTAAGTTAAGCACTCTCTTTCATAACTCGCTCTATACCTGTGTACAGTGGGAGTATCTCAAAACTCAATGTCGTCCTGTTCCAGATACCAGAGTTACTGTTCTTacatgaaatactttttttctcatccctGTGGCACTTGCAAGTATCATCTCTCCGCGATGAAGCTGTGTTTTGGTTTATGTAGCAAACCTAATGAGCCGTGGTAACATTGGCCAGAGGCAGAATAGGATCACGCTAGGCTTTAAATTCTAGAGTGGGTAGATAAGATTATAAATTATTCCTTATAATAATCTTTGTGTAATTCAGAGGTGATGAGGGTATAGTCTGGATCAGTTATTTTCATGTATCTGTCTCTCACGGAGACTGGACAGTATGTATGTGGAACAGATAAAACATGGAAGGTATGCAGGCCTTTTTGTAAAACTTTTGTACAAAAAGCAGTGGTAGATGTTCCCATTGCTGCTGCATTGGGTTGGAGTACTGAATGATTTGAAGCACAGCTTGCATATCATTTCCTTTTCATATGTATTGACTGTTAAAACCCTAGTTCTTACTAAAATAAAAGGCAGTACTGAAGATTACaagcagcagctttaaaaatggGTAAAAAGTGATTTTCCCCATCTTCCTGTCCTTTCAGAAAGGCTGAAATTTCAATGCACGTGGGCAGAGGCTGAAATTTCAATGCATGTGGGCAGATCGTTTCAAAATCAATTAGGCACATGTGGGGAAAAAGGAGCAGTGGTTCTGTGCAGCAGGAATTTGAGGCAAAACTGGGACGTGTTTCACCTGGCAGATGCAAAATAATGACTCGAAgtggggcagcagctgcagattAGGTCTCCCAGGTAATGAGCAGGAAAGAGGGCAAAAGGGTGGCCAGCAAAcaggcagagaaggagggagtaTAGAGAGAAACAGCAAGGGAATAATTacactgctgctgcctcctcgTGTGGCTTTGAGCAGTTCTGCTGTGACTTAAGTTTAAAGAAGGCGAAGCACCTCAAAGCTGGCAGGGGGTCGGGTTCTTCAGTAACAGGGAACATGCAAAAAAAGTTTCCACCTGGCAAAGAGCTCCACGTGCAAAGTAGCCTGTGATCCAGTAGTCACTTCGAACTGTGAAGAGTGTTATCGCTCATACCTGGCACAGAAATGACAATAACCATGACATTTTACACATCAGGATGGGAACTAAGGTTTCCTATTGTAGAATAATCGGCTCGTTTCTAGTAACGATTTGAAAATAGAACACGCTTTCACAGCAGGAGTTTGCAGCGTGGCGGTACCAGTCGCGGCTGGTTGTGGGGAAAATGGGGCTTGTGGGACACTTCACAGTCCTTAGTGCAAATACAGGCAGGAATAAGGGAGTGATTCTGTGCACCTGCACTGttaaaggttttgttttgaagggcATGGCGACAGGCGAAGGGAAAAGTAGGAAGGTAATGGGTTTGTACACAAATAAATGAATCTCAAACTCACTTTAATTATCTTTTGACATCTCACCTTAGGTTGCAATGTTATGAATTTAGAACCGTATTTTCCTATAGACCTTGAATTTTTTGACGTACCATCACAATATAAAACTGTGAACGCGTGTCATACTTAATGCATTGATGTGCTTTAATTTCTTAGGAAATCCTGACTGCAACGGCTTAAAACGCAATTGCATCTCCTCGTGTTTTCTGGATGTTGCCTCTCCTGCAGACGAGCGCGGCACGCTCCATCGCAGGGGGAGAGTGGTCTCCACAGACTGGGGCTTGCCACCGCCACAGGCGAAGCATAGTCCTTACAACTGTACCTTTCCAACAGCGCAGCTGTCGGGAGCCCATCTTCAACACGCCCATAAATACTTGCTGGGCGGCGTCGCGGCTGAGGCCGCAGCCCCCAGACCAGGCCCGCTGGGGCATGAGGCGGCGGCTTCCCCCTCCTTCACGCCCCCTCAGCGCGCAGCTCCGGGCCGCGGGCCCGGTCTGCCGCCGGCGGAGCGGGGACCCCGGCGCTTCCCGCCCTCCCCGCTGAGGCGCCGCGCGCCCTTTGCCCCCTCAGGGCCGTCGCGGGCTGCCCGCCGCGCTGCCTGTCGGCGACCGCCGGAGCCCAGCCGGCAACACCGGCCTTTGAGGGCTGAGCGCCGCCGCGGTTCCGCGGCTGCCGTGCCGGTAGCAGGCGGGCACCGGCGCTcggccgggcagccccggctTCGCgagggccccgcggggcggggcggcggccggcAGTCCgcaggggcggcggcggggcggcaggAGCCAGGTTAGTCTTGGGGAGGGTGGCTGCCGCCAAGCCGCTCTTCCCTCTCGTTCGAGTGGGCCCGTCCGCCTTCTTCGAGCGTGAACGGGCGGGCGGAACCATGCGCGTCACAGGAAAGGGGAGCCCGCCGAGCTCGGATACTCCCCCTCCAGGGAATGGACCAGCCCACCTGTCCATTGTAAACTGGCGGAAAGAGGCGGTACCATCTCCTGGCcgggggtggggagggtggcTGTACCCTCATGCCCTTCCAGTATGGCgagaggaggggaaggcatCTGCCCTCGAAGGCGTtgtggggcaggggagcggCCCCGGGGCTCTCTCGAGGGAGGCACTCGCTGCCCCCGGCACCTCAGGGGGCAATGGCAGGCCCCCAGGGGAGGCCGTGCGGGctctctgtggggctgggtggggggcCCTGGAGTCTGGGGCCCCACTCCCCTCAGCGCAGCCGGCCCCGGGCCTGGGCCGCTCTGCTGCTGTGTCCTTGGACTCGTCAGTGGCTTCGGGGgctccagctttgctgcctggCTTGTGCTGTTGTCCGAGGGAAAGGCCTGGCCTTTGCTGGCAGCGCTGTGGGGTGGCCCGGCGGTGGGGTctgggggagaagaggaacaggagccgggggaggccggCCCGGTGCGGGCAGCGCAGGGCACCTCTGCCGTGGAGATCAGCCCCTCCGTGGCCCTAACACAGCTGTGGCATTACAACCTTTCCTGCAAGGGCATGAGGCCTCTTCCATGTAGGTTCTGAGCACCTTATACATCCCTATAGAGCATGTAGGCCCCTTAGAGCGCCAGAGACCGGGTGGGAGTTGAACTGGATGGTCTGTCATGTCCTGACCAGCCTGAACTATCGTATGGCGTCATCCCGTTGCTCTAGCTGTAATGCCAGCGCGAAGGTGAGGTTTCCCTGATGTGTCCGGCTGCCATTATGAAAACTGAGGTACTGAAGTTTTTTAGGACTTTCTTGCTAGGCCATGAGCTTTATGCTTAAAATCAGCTATGCTGAAAACTGGCTCTGCAAATAACTTTCATGCCACTTGAATAAATACACTGTGAACAGAAGAACCAGTGGAGGTCTAGGgtaaaagaggaataaaaaaaaataccctatTTCTGCTAAACTAGGATATTCTATCCCCATCCTTAGTTGTGGTGTCCATGCAGGCATGGTGCGGTTGCTTTGCAGTCATGTGTCTTTGGCTAGAGAATGTATATAATTGCACCTTCTTCGGTCCTCTTTTTAATCTCTCTCAGCACTCAAAATTCCCTGTGCTAGAGTTGAAGTGCCCGAGGGAAGAGAGGGGTGTTTTTGCTGTGGAGATAATGTACAGTTACGCAAATTCCATTCTGTTCAGGCACTTTGTCTGCACTAAGTATTTTACTCCAAGTAGATGTCTTGGAAACCTGGTGCCCTCTTCCCTTGCGATTGATGAAGCTCCCTTAGGAGTTCTGTTATCAGCTCTTTGTCACAGACTTTTAACCTTGGCATGTGAAGCAACAGAGGTACTATAAAATAAGcgtggtggttgttttttttttttttttcttattgcagGGAACCAGCAGGAATAATGAAAGTGGCATCTCGAAAGTTTTTTGCACGTCTTGTACCTGAGACATTAAGTTCATATGATTTTGATCATTGATAAAActgtctgcaaagataaaaCTATCCTgatagaaaattaaatgtattaaGGCAGGTTCTAATCATGGTGTTGACTActctctgtgttttttaaaagtacctATGTGTTACATGTTCTGTCTGTAACCAAAAGGGCTCAACATTAAATCGTGATGACTTGCTAGTGATGACAGATCAGATGGTTGTTATTGTCtaacaaacaggagaaaagttTCCGTATTGGATGTTTGCTGAGGAATAGCTCAGCAAACTTGCTTGTGGAGCAAAATACAGCACTTGCAGCACACATCAGAAGTACTCATTTCTGAAGACAGCTTTTTAACCAGATGACTTGCACATGACCTCactgttttcttccccagtGCCTTTACCCTTTGAATGCTGGCTTCTATTTTGGGCTAAGTCTCCTTTTGTGTGACACAGAAGCTTGCTGTAGAAAAACTGCTTGCCTGTACCCTTTGCAAGAGGAGGGAGTAACCAGCCCTTCAGGGTGCTGAATATTCTTGAGCCCTGAGAGCTTCCAGGCTAAATCCACACTGGCACACAGCCAGTCAGCCACTGAATAACCTAAGAGTTAGGGCACCTGAATCATATTGTGGGCTGGATCACCGTAGATCTcgcttacaaaaataaaattaacaataTCCACCTTCACAGAGCATTTTGAGCTTTATAGTCAGAGCACTGTATCATCGCTTAgtggtattttatttatttttacttgaaCAGCGCCATTGGGGTCGATGGGACTTGCCGAAATGTGCTTGCTGAGGCCTTGAACCAGCGATACCAGACCTAATGATCCTCTTCCCAACAGTCTTAGTTGTTTAGAGAATTTTTTGATGCGCAGAAATAAAGgcacttaaaaaacaaatagcACCTGATTTCCATATATAGAGTCTTTGGGAAAATACCACCCCAtcaattatgtattttttttaaacactgccttttatttctctgtctaAAGGGGCCCATTTAATACTGCGAGTAATGTTCTGAGTAATACCGGGCTTGGCACAAATGAGGCGCTTAACTGAgttccttatttttattatccatTGTCTGCTAAccagttttttgttgtttcatttatttgccttttccctggggaaggaaggatggCAGCTCGGCGTGCGCTGAAAGCTGTCTTGGTGGATCTCAGCGGCACACTTCACGTTGAAGACTCAGCTGTGCCAGGCGCGCAGGAAGCTCTTAAAAGGCAAGCTACCTTTTTCGATTTCCTCTGACAGGTTATGTCAGTGCTGTGTACACAAAGAGACTTCTTTAAGTAAATGGGCCTGAAGCTTCTGCCTTTTTACTCTGTTGTGGATAAGCAAATACAtggccaaattctgcttttatttacacCTGCGTTAATACCAAGAGAAATCAGTAAAGGGCCTAGATATTGAAAAGTTGCTGTGTATCACCTGAGCCCCCGCAGCTTTC from Gavia stellata isolate bGavSte3 chromosome Z, bGavSte3.hap2, whole genome shotgun sequence carries:
- the IER3IP1 gene encoding immediate early response 3-interacting protein 1 is translated as MAFTLYSLLQAALLVVNAVAVLHEERFLRHVGWGSDQGIGGFGEEPGIKAQLTNLIRSVRTVMRVPLIAVNSVTIVLLLLFG